The sequence GTTCTATATCAACCTCAACTTCGATAAGAATATCGATCTGGCGGGCATGAAGATGACGTTGAGCTTTGAGGTGGAAAATCTTTTCAACGACAAAAATACGCAGATCGTGAACCCGGTGACCGGGCGCGCGTACGAATATGGAGACAATACCACCGGCAACAACCCGTTGTTTCCGCAGGTGCAGGCGCCGATCTCGCCGTACCCGTACGACCCCTCGCGCTACCTCGCTCCGCGGACGGCGAAAGTCGGATTGGGGATCCAGTTTTAAAGAGATGCTGCAAAAAAATGAGAGAATGTAGAATCGCACAGAACAAAAAAAACCGGATTTCACCAAGCGCGCTGGTCTTCGCATTGGTGCTTGGGTCTTCTGCGGCCTTTGCGCAGCTCGTCCCGAATTTAGGGGGGCAGCGTGTCGGGATATCGGCGTATCAATTCTTGAAGATCGGCGCTGACTCGCGGGGTTCGTCCATGGGAGAGGCCTACGTCGCGGTTGTCAACGACGTGTCGGCGCTTTTCTGGAACCCGGCAGCCCTCGTGAATTCTGAAACGAACCCGGCAATCGTCCGGGATACCGCCGCCTCGGCGAACGACCTTGCGTACCGGGGACAGGCGATCTTTTCTCACACCGACTGGCTTGTCGGCGTTCAACACGAATTTTTCGGCGCCAGTTATTTCCTTACGACGAACGATGCGGTCGGAATTGCGGCAACCTCGCTCCACACCGACCCCATGAGCGTGACGACCGAGACGCAACCGACCGGTACAGGGAACTATTTTACGTACGGCGACGTGGCGATCGCCGCCACTTATTCGCGGAGGATGACCGATCAATTCAGCTTCGGTGCGACCGTTCGGTATGTGCGCGAAACGATCGACGTGCTGCATATGGACGGCGTCCTTATCGACCTTGGGACTTTTTATTATCTCGGACTCGGCACTTCGCGGTTCGCCGTTGTCGTCTCCAACTTCGGCGCGAATGTTCATCCGGTTGGCATGGTCACCCGCGAGGACGGCACAACCGTCAACAACTTCCAGTCGTTCTCGCCGCCGACGATGTTCCGTCTCGGCTACGCTGTGGAACCGTGGCTAGACGCACAGAACCGGCTGACGGTTTCCCTGCAGCTGAACCATCCGAACGACAATGCCGAGAATATCTCGTTCGGCGCGGAGTACGCGTACGACAGGATGTTCTTCGTGCGCGTTGGCGTCAAAAGAACCGTCGGCGAATCGTTCCTCGGCGCTTCGACTTCGACCGCACAGGATTTTTCTGCGGGAGCCGGCGTGCTGATCCCGCTTGGGATCACGACCGCATCTCTTGATTATGCGTTTGCGAACTACAACGACCTCGGCGCAGTGAACCGTATCACTGTTTCCGTCACGTATTGATTGCCTGATGAAAACATTTTGTTCGGCCATAATTCTCTTGCTTCTTGCGCTGGTCGCCGGATGCCAAACGCCGTACGACATCAATGACCTGCCGCAAACCGGCAGCTTCCATTTCACCGGCGATACCACGTACATTCAAACTGGGGCATGGACGGGCTTCAATAAGCCGAACGCCATTCTGTATGGACGCGATCAGTTGTTCTATGTCATGGACACCTACAACAATCGGATCGTCATGTTGAATCAGGCGGGGAGCGAGTTGAGCGAGCTGAAGATTCTGCAGCCGCTCTCGGCCGCCGAAGATACCAGGCTTGACCTAATCGTTGGTGCTTCAGCCATCGACCCGGTCATCCATGATACCATCGCCATTATTGTCCGCGTGAAGCTCTCGGAAGCGCTGGGAGTTCTCTCTTCAGCAGCGATCGACACGATATGGCGGGAGAGCGCTCATCCCCAGAGGAAATTCGTCGGGGTAGGGATCATACCGGGAGACGAATATCTCGTTGCCCGGGACGGACCGGACAACAGCAGCCCCGTCGATCCCGATGCCCGCATTCTGCTCTTTCAGTACGTGCATGAAAGTCAGACCGCGCGCAAAGATTCTTTTATCACGCCGCTGGGTGACTTGCAGACAGGGATCGGGAGTTCGATCACGTCCCTCAATCACCCGACCGGGCTCGCGACATTCCCGGGGAAATCGGATTTTGTCGTTGTCCAAAAATCGAGCGGCGTGCAGTACGAGGCCTTGTGGATGGTCTACTCAAAGACCGTGGATTTTGAAGGATGGCTTCCGAAGTTCGACCCTGCGGCCGGGCAGGGGGGAATTGATTTTATCCTGCCGAACCGATTTATCGACCCTGAAGGCGTTGCCATCGACCCGTCCAGGTCCGATATTTTTATTGTTGACGCACAGCAGGACAGCGTTGCCCGGTTCAATGCACGCGGCTTCTTTCAAAGCTCGTCGTTCGGCGGCCATTCCCCGCAGATCACCCTTGTTCACCCCCACGGCATCGCCGTTGCGCAAAGCGTGCTGTATGTCTGCGATACCGACGAAAATAGAATCGTGATTTATACCTTGTCGACCAGCTTCTGACGGCGCCGCGGGTCACGGCGTCTTCTTCGCGATCCTGAACCGCTTACTCTCGAACAGAAGTTCGATCTCTGCGTAATAATTTCCCCCCATCCGCGCAATCGGCCGCAAGACATGCGGGTCGATCATCCCATCTCGATACACCTCATCGCTTACGTGGAACCTGACAATTTCCCCGATGATAACGTCAGCAGGTTCGTCCCCTAATTCGAGGTGACGATGTAAAATGCACTCGAGGCTTACCGGCGCTTCTTGAATTCTCGGCGTCTTGAGGCTTGTGCTTGGAGCGTAGGGAAGTGTGCCTTGCTCAAGCTCTGCAACCTCCGGAGGAATGTCTGCCGATGCGGCGGTCATCGACCCCAGCAATCGCTCCGTCACAATGTTGACGACAAACTCTTTCGTCCGCAGAATGTTCTCCGCCGTGTGCTTCATCGCTCCGTTTTTCCGTTCCGCTGAGATCATCAACAACGGGGGGGACGAAGTGACGGCGTTAAAGAAACTGTACGGGGCAGTATTGACCTTGCCGTCGGCGTTCATCGTGGTGACGATGGCGATCGGGCGGGGGACAATGGCGCCGGTCAGAAGATGATACACTTCCTTCGGAGAAAGTTTTTTTGGGTCAAGAATCATGGCTTTTTATGGTAATGGAAATGATGCTCCAGCAATCATGGACGGCGAACGGCATCGTATGGAGTATAACGGACAGAAAAGAGTTCCTCAGACCATACAACGGCATGGCAGAAGATAGATAAAAAAGTTGACAGATTAAAAGAAAAACTTTTAGTATATTCGGATTAGAGAACGATCAGGATCACACTGCTTTACTCGTGAGGGCCGGTCCCTCCCCGATATTCAATCCTTCAACGTTATTAGCTCACGGAAAAATCTCTCTCCTAAAATACTCCACTATGAAAACTGCTTTTGAACTCTATCAATCGCCGGATATTGCGTCCGTCCAACAGATGATCGTCGACGCCGCATCGCGCTACGGCGAAAAAATCGCCCTTGAAGACCTCAAAGAGACTCCGATCGCAAAGGTCACTTACCGCTCGCTTCTAAAGAACATTCTCAAATTTGGCATTGCGCTCCAGAACCTTGGGCTTAAAGAGCGGAGCCATGTTGCGGTGATCAGCGAGAACAGAGTGCAATGGGGGATCTCGTATCTCAGCGCGATGTGCTTCAACTACATTATCGTTCCGATCGACAGAAACCTCCCGATCAATGAAGTGCTGAACATCATTCATGAAGCGGACGTTACGGCCATTATTTTTTCGGATGCGTTCGATTCGGTCTTCCGGGAGCGGAAGTCATCCCTGAAGAACCTCAAATATTATATCAGCATGGATCTGCCGCTTGCAAAAGGGGGCTTCCATTCCATGAGAGAGCTGATCGAGAAAAGCCCCGGCTGCAGGGAAGACGACATGCCGGCCATCCATCCGGATGAACCGGCTGAGATCATTTTTACCTCCGGGTCGCTCGGAAGGGCGAAAGGGGTGATGCTGAGCCAGAAGAACCTCGCGTCAAACCTAATGGCCATGGTGCGGATGTTCCGGATCTATTCCGAGGACAGGTTCTTGTCGGTTCTTCCGATGCACCATACGTACGAATGCACCTGCGGCTTTTTATGCCCGCTGTACGGCGGCGCGTCCGCGCACTATGCCCGGTCGCTCAAGACCGTCGTTGAAGATCTGCAATCGGTGAGGGCCACAATGCTCCTCGGTGTCCCGCTCCTTTTCGATAAAATGTTCAAGCGGATCTATAAGACGATCAACGAAAAGAAAATTACGTCGCTCGTGATAGGACCGCTTATCAAGGTCACCGACGTCGTTGAGCGCGTCGGGTGGAAGAGCTTTAAGAAGATTGTCTTCAAGGAAATTCACCGCCGGTTCGGCGGTTCGATCCGCTGCTTCATAGCCGGCGGGGCCGCCCAGGATCCGATGGTCGCGAAAGGCCTGCGTGAATTCGGGTTCAATTTTGTCCAGGGATACGGCCTTACTGAGGCGTCTCCCATCCTCACGTTGAACCGTTTGGATCAATTCAAAGATGACGCTGCCGGCCTCCCCTTGCCGGGCGTTGAACTCCTTATTCATGACCCGGATGCCGAGGGGGTCGGCGAGGTTTGGGCGAAGGGGGAAAACATCATGGTCGGATACTATAAGAATGAAACGGCGACAAAGGAGACCTTCGATAACGGATGGTTCAAGACGGGAGATCTTGGGCGCATCGATGAAGAGGGTTTTCTGCATATCTGCGGCAGAAAAAAGAACGTCATCATTTCGAAAAGCGGTAAGAATGTCTATCCCGAAGAAGTTGAGGACGTCCTGAACCGGAGCCCGTACGTCCTTGAATCATACGTGTATGGCGAAGAGGATGCAAAGCTGGATGAGATCATTGCCGCCCAGATCGTCGTCGATGCGGAGGCTTTCATTGAGCTTTCCGAACTGAAAAATGTCAGGATCACTCCCGAACTTATTCACGAGGTGATCGCTGACGAGGTGAAGAAGGCCAACGCGGAACTTCCGGGGTTCAAGCAGATCAAAACGTTCAAGATCCGCGAGCAGGAATTTGAGAAAACCACGACCCAGAAGATCAAACGCTATCTCGTCGGGAAGAACTAACGTTGAAGGGGCGCCCCTGAAGGAAGATCACGAAGGGATATCTCGGGAGAACTAATTCAGACTGAGGCTCATTTTTAGGCCGGCACCCCCCGGCAGAAGGGTTGGCTGGATCGATAAAGCGTTGGAGCCGTCCTTTCCGAAGGCGGCAACATCGTATCCCTCCGGATGTGCCGCGATCATCCCGAATGTATATCCGATTGCGAGACCGAGAGGGTAATCGCTGTACCAATGGATTCCGATATTGACCATGGTAACGCCGATCGCTCCCACGATAGCGTAACCGACCGGGCGGATCCATGATATCTGCGGATAATTTTCCGCGATGACGACGACGGTCGATATCGAAGTGCAGAGGTGGCCGGTTGGAAATGCGTCATAATGCGGGACTCTTTTGGCGTAATCGAACTGATTCGGAAAGAACCGCCAGACCCCCGCCGGAGCGGATGACACGAATGGGCTTTCTCTCCCGGTGACATGTTTTACTAGCTGCACAACGATGCCTCCGGAGAGGATCGCCTGCACGACTTCCTCTCCCGTTCGCAAAGCACGGTTATCGTTCAGCACCAAGCCGTACAGCAAATAGCCGCTGGCGAGCGCG comes from Bacteroidota bacterium and encodes:
- a CDS encoding PorV/PorQ family protein yields the protein MRECRIAQNKKNRISPSALVFALVLGSSAAFAQLVPNLGGQRVGISAYQFLKIGADSRGSSMGEAYVAVVNDVSALFWNPAALVNSETNPAIVRDTAASANDLAYRGQAIFSHTDWLVGVQHEFFGASYFLTTNDAVGIAATSLHTDPMSVTTETQPTGTGNYFTYGDVAIAATYSRRMTDQFSFGATVRYVRETIDVLHMDGVLIDLGTFYYLGLGTSRFAVVVSNFGANVHPVGMVTREDGTTVNNFQSFSPPTMFRLGYAVEPWLDAQNRLTVSLQLNHPNDNAENISFGAEYAYDRMFFVRVGVKRTVGESFLGASTSTAQDFSAGAGVLIPLGITTASLDYAFANYNDLGAVNRITVSVTY
- a CDS encoding flavin reductase family protein produces the protein MILDPKKLSPKEVYHLLTGAIVPRPIAIVTTMNADGKVNTAPYSFFNAVTSSPPLLMISAERKNGAMKHTAENILRTKEFVVNIVTERLLGSMTAASADIPPEVAELEQGTLPYAPSTSLKTPRIQEAPVSLECILHRHLELGDEPADVIIGEIVRFHVSDEVYRDGMIDPHVLRPIARMGGNYYAEIELLFESKRFRIAKKTP
- a CDS encoding AMP-binding protein, which produces MKTAFELYQSPDIASVQQMIVDAASRYGEKIALEDLKETPIAKVTYRSLLKNILKFGIALQNLGLKERSHVAVISENRVQWGISYLSAMCFNYIIVPIDRNLPINEVLNIIHEADVTAIIFSDAFDSVFRERKSSLKNLKYYISMDLPLAKGGFHSMRELIEKSPGCREDDMPAIHPDEPAEIIFTSGSLGRAKGVMLSQKNLASNLMAMVRMFRIYSEDRFLSVLPMHHTYECTCGFLCPLYGGASAHYARSLKTVVEDLQSVRATMLLGVPLLFDKMFKRIYKTINEKKITSLVIGPLIKVTDVVERVGWKSFKKIVFKEIHRRFGGSIRCFIAGGAAQDPMVAKGLREFGFNFVQGYGLTEASPILTLNRLDQFKDDAAGLPLPGVELLIHDPDAEGVGEVWAKGENIMVGYYKNETATKETFDNGWFKTGDLGRIDEEGFLHICGRKKNVIISKSGKNVYPEEVEDVLNRSPYVLESYVYGEEDAKLDEIIAAQIVVDAEAFIELSELKNVRITPELIHEVIADEVKKANAELPGFKQIKTFKIREQEFEKTTTQKIKRYLVGKN
- a CDS encoding phosphatase PAP2 family protein; its protein translation is MVTNVPGDWAKFYNITFRSDKIGEYSAIAAMTGILMATDNATWQAQRKWDKESATVSSVSNFITEFGQGDAQAALASGYLLYGLVLNDNRALRTGEEVVQAILSGGIVVQLVKHVTGRESPFVSSAPAGVWRFFPNQFDYAKRVPHYDAFPTGHLCTSISTVVVIAENYPQISWIRPVGYAIVGAIGVTMVNIGIHWYSDYPLGLAIGYTFGMIAAHPEGYDVAAFGKDGSNALSIQPTLLPGGAGLKMSLSLN